In a genomic window of Rhopalosiphum maidis isolate BTI-1 chromosome 4, ASM367621v3, whole genome shotgun sequence:
- the LOC113559147 gene encoding cytohesin-1 isoform X1, whose product MNVPYINDTFNINELSTDQQKLLIEIRRRKAELLLEIQQLKDELSEVVSEMENMDSNDDSKNQTKAKQISIGRKKFNMDPKKGIEFLVEHGLLNHNEADVAAFLYKGEGLNKTAIGDYLGERNDFNERVLREFVSLHDFTDLILVQALRQFLWSFRLPGEAQKIDRMMECFAERYCQLNPNIFTNTDTCYVLSFAIIMLNTSLHNPSVKDKPSVEQFIQMNRGINNGGDLPRELLISLYDSIKTEPFKIPEDDGNDLMHTFFNPDKEGWLWKQGGRYKSWKRRWFILNDNCLYYFEYTTDKEPRGIIPLENIEVREVSDRHKPHCFELYAAPGTTDFIKACKTDSEGKVVEGKHTVYRMSAATAEEKDEWTKCLKQSISHNPFYDMLAARKKKAQKNSVHGRS is encoded by the exons ATGAACGTTCCATACATCAATGACACTTTTAACATAAATG aactttCAACAGATCAACAAAAACTGTTAATCGAAATTAGACGTCGTAAAGCAGAATTATTACTTGAAATACaa caatTGAAAGATGAATTATCCGAAGTTGTTAGTGAAATGGAAAACATGGATTCCAATGACGATag taaaaatcaaACCAAAGCTAAACAAATATCGATTGGtcgtaaaaaattcaatatggaCCCAAAGAAAGGAATTGAATTTCTTGTTGAACATGGTCTACTAAATCACAATGAAGCTGATGTTGCTGCTTTCCTCTATAAAGGAGAAGGATTAAATAAAACTGCAATTGGCGATTATTTGGGAGAACGAAATGATTTTAACGAAAGAGTTCTGCGAGAGTTTGTTTCTCTACACGATTTTACTGATCTCATATTGGTCCAAGCTCtaag acaatTTCTATGGAGCTTTAGACTTCCAGGCGAAGCACAAAAAATTGATAGAATGATGGAGTGTTTTGCAGAAAGATATTGTCAATTAAacccaaatatttttaccaatacAG atacttgttatgttttatcatttgctattataatgttaaacacAAGTCTTCATAACCCTAGTGTCAAAGATAAACCATCAGttgaacaatttatacaaatgaaTCGTGGTATCAACAATGGTGGAGATTTACCTCGAGAACTTTTAATT AGTTTATATGATAGCATAAAAACAGAACCTTTTAAAATTCCTGAAGATGATGGTAATGACTTAATGCATACATTCTTCAACCCAGACAAAGAAGGATGGCTATGGAAacaag gTGGACGTTATAAAAGTTGGAAGCGTCgttggtttattttaaatgataattgtctatattattttgaatatacaaCTGACAAGGAACCTAGAGGAATAATTCcacttgaaaatattgaagtacGGGAAGTATCTGATCGCCATAAACCGCATTGTTTTGAATTGTATGCAGCTCCTGGAACTACAGACTTTATTAAAGCTTGTAAAACAGATAGTGAAGGAAAAGTAGTAGAAg gtAAGCATACTGTTTATAGAATGTCAGCAGCTACAGCAGAAGAAAAAGATGAGTGGACAAAATGCCTTaa aCAAAGTATTAGTCATAATCCTTTTTATGACATGTTAGCAGCACGTAAAAAGAAAGCACAAAAAAACAGTGTTCATGGTCGAAGCTAG
- the LOC113559147 gene encoding cytohesin-1 isoform X2, with translation MENMDSNDDSKNQTKAKQISIGRKKFNMDPKKGIEFLVEHGLLNHNEADVAAFLYKGEGLNKTAIGDYLGERNDFNERVLREFVSLHDFTDLILVQALRQFLWSFRLPGEAQKIDRMMECFAERYCQLNPNIFTNTDTCYVLSFAIIMLNTSLHNPSVKDKPSVEQFIQMNRGINNGGDLPRELLISLYDSIKTEPFKIPEDDGNDLMHTFFNPDKEGWLWKQGGRYKSWKRRWFILNDNCLYYFEYTTDKEPRGIIPLENIEVREVSDRHKPHCFELYAAPGTTDFIKACKTDSEGKVVEGKHTVYRMSAATAEEKDEWTKCLKQSISHNPFYDMLAARKKKAQKNSVHGRS, from the exons ATGGAAAACATGGATTCCAATGACGATag taaaaatcaaACCAAAGCTAAACAAATATCGATTGGtcgtaaaaaattcaatatggaCCCAAAGAAAGGAATTGAATTTCTTGTTGAACATGGTCTACTAAATCACAATGAAGCTGATGTTGCTGCTTTCCTCTATAAAGGAGAAGGATTAAATAAAACTGCAATTGGCGATTATTTGGGAGAACGAAATGATTTTAACGAAAGAGTTCTGCGAGAGTTTGTTTCTCTACACGATTTTACTGATCTCATATTGGTCCAAGCTCtaag acaatTTCTATGGAGCTTTAGACTTCCAGGCGAAGCACAAAAAATTGATAGAATGATGGAGTGTTTTGCAGAAAGATATTGTCAATTAAacccaaatatttttaccaatacAG atacttgttatgttttatcatttgctattataatgttaaacacAAGTCTTCATAACCCTAGTGTCAAAGATAAACCATCAGttgaacaatttatacaaatgaaTCGTGGTATCAACAATGGTGGAGATTTACCTCGAGAACTTTTAATT AGTTTATATGATAGCATAAAAACAGAACCTTTTAAAATTCCTGAAGATGATGGTAATGACTTAATGCATACATTCTTCAACCCAGACAAAGAAGGATGGCTATGGAAacaag gTGGACGTTATAAAAGTTGGAAGCGTCgttggtttattttaaatgataattgtctatattattttgaatatacaaCTGACAAGGAACCTAGAGGAATAATTCcacttgaaaatattgaagtacGGGAAGTATCTGATCGCCATAAACCGCATTGTTTTGAATTGTATGCAGCTCCTGGAACTACAGACTTTATTAAAGCTTGTAAAACAGATAGTGAAGGAAAAGTAGTAGAAg gtAAGCATACTGTTTATAGAATGTCAGCAGCTACAGCAGAAGAAAAAGATGAGTGGACAAAATGCCTTaa aCAAAGTATTAGTCATAATCCTTTTTATGACATGTTAGCAGCACGTAAAAAGAAAGCACAAAAAAACAGTGTTCATGGTCGAAGCTAG